The Deinococcus sp. YIM 134068 region GGAGGAAGTCCACGACCTCCTGCAAGTCCTGTTTTGCCTCGTCACAACCAGCAACGTCCGCAAACGTCAGCTTGATCTGGCCCTCGCTGATCACCGCCGCCTTCGACTTCCCGAACGTCGACGCCGCCCCACCGCCCGACGGACCGCGCAGGCTGCGCCACAGCACGAGCAGGATCAGGCCCGTGAGGATGAGGGGCAGGACCTGGCCCACCCAGCCGAAGGGGGAGCCGCCCGCCGTGACCCGCACGGGCACGCCCGCCTCACGCAGCCGGGTGATCGTGGTGGCGTCCGGCGGCAGGACGACCGAGCGGGGGCGCGTCGCACTTTGCAGCGAGACCGTGGCGTTTCCGGCCCCGTCGAGCGAGACGGAGCGGACCTCGCCCCGCCGCAGGTCCTCGAAGAAGCGGCTCGTCGTATACGTGCCGGAGGGAGTCAGCGGGGACGGCGCGTTCGTCTGCGCGGCGGCAGGGGCCGTGAGCGCGAGGGCCAGCAGTGCCGCCGTCGAGGCGCGCGTGAGGCGGGGGCGGGGCATGGGTCATGCTACGTCGCGCGTGGGTAGCGGGACCCTGCGTTGGGTAGCAATTTGCAGGGAGGAGGTGGGCTGGGACGGGGTGATGAGGCCGTCAGGCTCGTTCACGCCTGCTCTGGTGGAGGCTTCATAGGACGCGGCCTGCCCGAACACGTTTGACGGGTTTTGAAGATCAGGTAAGAAGGGAGTTTTCGTTGTCTGGCAGCAGGACGAGCGGTGTTCGTCACCCCTCCCCGACCCTCCCCCACAAGGAGGGAGGGAGAAAAGAGCATATCCGGTACACGCGCTTTCTCCTGCACTCGAGCGTTCAAGGGAGTTCCGCGCTTATGCGGTTTGAACCCGTCCAACTCCATTTAAGACCTCCGGGATGAGGTTTTCCGCGCCCATCCTCACGCCTTTCCCTCAGCGTTCCGTCAGGCTGCGTCCGTATGCTGGCCCCATGCGTACAGCCCTTTTGCTCGGCACGCTGGCCGTGGGCCTGACCTCCTGCACCCTCACCTCCCGGTCGAACGTCGGCTCGGCGGGCGGCAACCTCATCGTGGACGTTCAGCCCGACCGGGGCGAGGGCAGCAACTACCTCGTGGGCGAGTCGGTGCGGATCGGCGTGACCACGCGGGCCGCCGGGTACGTGACGCTGGTGGCCCTCCAGCCCAACGGGTACGCGAGCACCATCACCCGCAACGTGTACGTGAACCCCGGCACCACCGTCTTCCCCCGCCCGCAGGACGGCGAGACGTACACTGTGGCCCCGCCGCGCGGCCTCCAGCGCGTCCGGGTGCTGTTCACGCGCGTGCGGCCCGCCGCTGCCCCCGTCTTCGGCGGCGTGTATACGGGCGACCGCTGGAACACCTCCACGAACGACTACCTGCGGCCCTATGCGCCCGCCGACCGGGACATTCAGGAGACGTACTTCTACATCCGGTAAGCGGTCAGCCGTCAGTGGTCAGCTCTCAGCCGTCTCCGGGCGGCTGTTTCGCTTTTGGGCGGCGGGCCTCTAGGCTGGGGGCATGAGCCTGACGTTTGAGGAGGCGGGCGCGCGGGTGGACGCCTACATCTCGCAGTTCGAGGAGGGGTACTTCCCGCCCCTGCTGCTGCTCGCGCGGCTGACGGAGGAGGTGGGTGAGATCGCCCGCGTACTGGCGCACGAGAACGGCAAGACGCCCAAGCCGGGCGAGGACGTGGGCGACCTGGAGATGGAACTCGCCGACCTGCTGTTCGTGATGGTCTGCCTCGCCAACCGCCGGGGCCTGAGCCTGGAGCGCGGCTTCACCCGCATGATGGAGAAGATCGAGACCCGCGACGCCGAACGCTGGACGAGGAAGGAGACCAGAGAATGACGACGCCCGACCCCCGCTCTCCCCTCGGCCCGATGCCCCAGCCGCTCACGCTCACGGCGGGGGAGCGGGCCGAGGCGCTGGCAGCCATCCGCGCCCTGCCTGCCGAGCTTCGAGCCACCGTCGCCGGGCTGACCGACGCGCAACTGGACACCTCCTACCGTGAAGGCGGCTGGACCGTGCGGCAGGTCGTCCACCACGTCGCCGACAGCCACATGAACGCCGTCACGCGGCTCAAGCTCGCGCTCACCGAGGACCGCCCGACCGTCAAGCCCTACGAGGAGGGGTTGTGGGCCGAACTCGCCGACGTGCGCCTGCCCGTGGAAGTCAGCCTCAGCGTGCTGGACGGCCTGCACGCCCGCTGGGTCGCCGTGATGGAGAGCCTGACGGCGGAGGAATGGGCGCGTGAGTGGATGCATCCGGCACAGGGTCGAACCTATACCGTGGACACCCTCGGCGGGATGTACGCGTGGCACGGGCGGCATCACGTCGCGCACATTTCGGGTCTGCGGGAACGGCGCGGTTGGTAGGCTGCCCAGCGTGCAGTACGACGAGACGTTCCACATCCCCGTGACCCACCGTGCGGCGGGCGTGGTCATCCTAAACAACCGAGATGAGGTGCTGCTCGTGCGGGAGGGCAAGCCGGGTAGCGCGGGCCTGTGGCACATCCCCTCCGGCAGCGTGGAGGAGGGCGAGAACCCGCAGGATGCCGCCGTCCGCGAGACGCGCGAGGAGACGGGCCTCACCGTCCGCCCCGTGAGGTTGCTCGACGTGCTGCTGGGCCGCTTCCCGGACGGCGTGCTCGTCCAGCGGTTCGCGTGGCTGGCGGAGGTGGTGGGCAATGCGGACGCCCCCGCTCCTCTGGCCGAGTTTGCGGGCGAGGTCCGGGAGGCCCATTATTTCACCCGCGCCGAGTTTGACGCCCTGTACGAGCGCGGCGAGGTCCGCATGTACCACACGAAATTGTTCGTGGAGGCGGCCTACCGGGAGCCTGAGCCGCCCGCCTCTGCTTTGCTGGCCGCTGGAAGCTGGCGGCTGGCCGCTTCCCTTACTCGTACCCCAGTTCCCGAAGCGCCTCCTCGTCCTCGCGCCAGCCGGGAATCACGATGACCTCCAGCCCGAGGAAGACCTTGCGGTTGAGGAAGACTTCGAGCTGCTTGCGGGCGGCCTGCCCGATCTCGCGCAGTTGCTTGCCGCCCGCGCCGATCACCATGCCCTTGTGGGCGTTCTTCTCGACGATGATCTCGCCCTCGATGCGCACGAGGCCGTCCTGCCGCTCGGTCCAGCTGCCCACGCGGGTGGCGACGGTGTAGGGCAGCTCCTCGCGCAGCTTCTTCATTGCCTCCTCGCGGATGATCTCGGCGGCCCACTGCTCGCGGCTCTGGTCGGAGGCTCCCGCGTCCGGGAAGAAGAAGGGATTTTCCGGCAGCAGCTCCAGCACCTGCTCGCGCAACGAAGCGACCGCCGCCGGGTTGTTCTGCGCGCTGAGCATGGCCCCTTGCGTCGCGCCCGTGCGGCCCTCCAGCAGCGCGCGGTAGAGCTTCATCGCCTCGTCGGGGTACTTGGCGGCGTCCGTCTTGTTGCCCACGAGGAAGAGGGGCTTGGGCAGATCGCGCACCTGCCGGGCCACCAGCCCGTCCTCGTCGCTCGGCGGGCGGCGCAGGTCCACGACCCAGATGATCGCGTCCACGTCGCTCAGCGCACTGTGGACCTCCTGATTCATGTACTTGCCGAGGGCATCTTTGGGCTTGTGGAGGCCCGGCGTGTCCACGAAGACGATCTGACGGTCCTCCGTGGTGTAGATGCCGCGCACGCCCCGGCGGGTGGTCTGCGGGCGCGGGCTGGTCGGGGCAACTTTGGTGCCGAGGAAGGCGTTGAGCAGCGTGCTCTTACCCACGTTGGGCTTGCCGACGATGGCGACGAAGCCGCTGTGTGTCTCGGCAGTGGGTGTCTCCGTGTCGGGCGTCTCGCTGGGAGTCTGCGCCCCGTTGGGCTGGGCCTCGTCGGCCTGGGAGGTGAGGGGAAAGTCGGTCATGGGAAGGATTGTCTCACGGGGGCGGGAGGGCAACCGTGCGGGCGGGGCGTAGGCTGTGGGGTGGATGCCGCCGCTCCCATTAGTCTTACGTCCCCTTTAGACCCACTTCACCTCCTCCCGCCCACCGGAACACCCCCGCCCCACCCGCCGTACTCTGCGGCATGACCACGCCTCCCTCCCCCATACAGGCCCGCCTCGCCGATATGTTCTCGCAGAGCGCCGCCGTGCTGACGCGCCCGGCCCCCCAGACCTTCGAGCTGTTCGAGCGGCGCGGCGGCATCTCGCAGGCGCTGACCTACGTGCTGCTCGCCGCGCTCGTCTCCGCCGTGATCGCCGCCATCTTCGCGCCCTTCCACGAGGGGACGACGGTTCTCGGCCAGCTCATCACCCGATTGATCCTGATTCCTCTCCAGTTCATGATCTTCACCGGGGCGGTGTACCTGATCGGCAAGTACCTCTTCCGGGGCACGGGGACCTATCCGGAGGTGGCCTACTCCTTCGCCCTCTTCTTCGTGCCCCTGAGCATCATCGGCTCTCTGCTGGGCATCATCCCCATCCTGGGGTGGATCGTGGGCGTGCTGATCTCGGCGGTGATGATCTTCTTCGGCTACCTCGCGGTCGGGTCGAGCATGAACCTGCGCGACGGGGTGGGGGCGGCGGTCACGCTCATCCTGGCGGGTGTGGCGCACTGGGCCGTCGGCCTCCTCCTGCCATTCTGAGGAGGGGCAGCGCGAAGGGGCGGAGGGAGTGGGATGACTACCACCTCCGCCCCCGCCCTTTGCCCCTACTGCTCGCCGTACACCCGCACCTCCACATCCAGCTCGCCGCGCCCGCCGCCGTAATACGTGCCGCGCACGGGGGACACGTCGCTGTACTCGCGCCCGTGGCCGATCTTGACGTGGCGCTCGCGGGCGAGGCAGTCGTTGGTGGGGTCGTAGCCCAGCCAGCCATAGCCGGGAAGCAGGCACTCGACCCAGGCGTGGGTGGCCTCCGCCCCGCGCATCTCGCCGCCGGAGTAGAGATAGCCGCTGACGTAGCGGGCCGGGACGCCCAGCGTCCGCACCACGCCGAGCATCGCGTGGGTGAAGTCCTGGCACACCCCGCGTCCGTGCGTGGCGAACTCGGCCAGCGGCGTGCCCACCGAGGTCGCCCGCGTGTCGTAGGTGAAACGGCGGCGCAGGTACGTCGTGAGGTCCATCAGGAAGGTCGGCAGGTCGTCGCCGGGCGTGGGTCGCCGCACCCCGAAGACGCCCGGCCAGTCCCCGGCGGGCACGCGCGGGCTGGCGAACAGGAACTCGCCGTGCGGGCCGCGAATCGCGCGCAACTCGGCGAAGGAGATGGGCGGGGGGTCGGGAACGGGGTGCGTGTCCACGATGGCCTGCGCCTCGATCTTGAGGGTCAGGTGCGGCTCGTGGACGTGGACGTGGTGGACGATGGCCCCGAAGTAGTCCTTGTGCGAGGTGATCTCCGCCTCCGGCTCGACGTGGAGGTGGAAGGAGCGCACGCTCTGGCGGGCCTCCCGCGAGGGGTGCAGCCGCACCTCGTTGAAGGAATCCCAGGCGGACTTGGGATAGCGGTACTCGGTGGTATGGCGAATCTCACAGCGCATAGGGGGCAGGGGCCTCAGCCTGAGCGGCCCGTGGGCCTCGCCGGTCAGTGTCGCACGCCGGGCGCGGGGGAACGTGACGCGGTGCAGACCACCGGGGCGGGGAAAGGGCTGGCTGGGGTTGATCGGCGGCGGGGCGAAAAGGCGAGTTGCGTCCTCTTGAGGTGTGGTTGGGAAGGAGGCTGAGGCACGGCGAAAGGCTGGGCAAGCGGGGCTTGCCACCCCCCTCCCGGCCTCCCCCGCAAGGGGGGAGGAGCAAAAGAGCGGGAGCTGAGTGGTCTCTGCCCCTCCCACTCTCCGGCTGGAAGCTGGCGGCTGGCCGCTGGCCGCCCCCTCATTCCTGCTGGAAGAACGCCGCCGTGATCGCCGCGCCCACCCGGTTGAAGTCGCCGAGGAGTTCCTCCAGGCCGGGGTCCTCCTCCGCCAGGATGTTCCCGATGCTGGCGAATTGCAGCCGGGCGACGAGCCAGCGCGACAAACGCAGGATGTCGGGGTGCGCGCCGGGGTGGTGGCGCTCGATCTGGTTCAGGGCGTCGTACAGGTTCTCGGCGCTGTAGCGGACGCTGCGCGGGAAGAACTCGTCCAGCAGCAGGAATTCGGCGATGTGAACGGGGTCGATGCCGCTGTGGACGCGCTTGCGGTACGCCTCGTAGGCGCTCGCCCCCTTCAGGACGCTGACCCAGCGTTGGTCCTGAAGGGCACGCTGCGCCGGGTCGCTGAGCACCTCCGCGTCCACCCCCTGGAAGCGGGTCTGGAGCACCCGGATCACGTTGTCGCCGCGCTCCAGCATCTGCCCCGCGCGCATGAAGGACCAGCCCTCGTCGCGCGGGAGGGTGGCGAAGGCGATCCCGAAGAAGAACTGCGAGGCGTCACGCGCCGAGACGCAGAACTCGAACAGGCCGTCGCGGTCGAGCACCGCCTCGCTCTGGAAACACAGGTTGAGGTAGGTGCGGTTCAGGGCCTCCCACATCTCGGAGGGGATGCGGTCGCGCAGACCACGCGCG contains the following coding sequences:
- a CDS encoding nucleotide pyrophosphohydrolase codes for the protein MSLTFEEAGARVDAYISQFEEGYFPPLLLLARLTEEVGEIARVLAHENGKTPKPGEDVGDLEMELADLLFVMVCLANRRGLSLERGFTRMMEKIETRDAERWTRKETRE
- a CDS encoding YIP1 family protein, which produces MTTPPSPIQARLADMFSQSAAVLTRPAPQTFELFERRGGISQALTYVLLAALVSAVIAAIFAPFHEGTTVLGQLITRLILIPLQFMIFTGAVYLIGKYLFRGTGTYPEVAYSFALFFVPLSIIGSLLGIIPILGWIVGVLISAVMIFFGYLAVGSSMNLRDGVGAAVTLILAGVAHWAVGLLLPF
- the era gene encoding GTPase Era, with the translated sequence MTDFPLTSQADEAQPNGAQTPSETPDTETPTAETHSGFVAIVGKPNVGKSTLLNAFLGTKVAPTSPRPQTTRRGVRGIYTTEDRQIVFVDTPGLHKPKDALGKYMNQEVHSALSDVDAIIWVVDLRRPPSDEDGLVARQVRDLPKPLFLVGNKTDAAKYPDEAMKLYRALLEGRTGATQGAMLSAQNNPAAVASLREQVLELLPENPFFFPDAGASDQSREQWAAEIIREEAMKKLREELPYTVATRVGSWTERQDGLVRIEGEIIVEKNAHKGMVIGAGGKQLREIGQAARKQLEVFLNRKVFLGLEVIVIPGWREDEEALRELGYE
- a CDS encoding DUF4384 domain-containing protein codes for the protein MRTALLLGTLAVGLTSCTLTSRSNVGSAGGNLIVDVQPDRGEGSNYLVGESVRIGVTTRAAGYVTLVALQPNGYASTITRNVYVNPGTTVFPRPQDGETYTVAPPRGLQRVRVLFTRVRPAAAPVFGGVYTGDRWNTSTNDYLRPYAPADRDIQETYFYIR
- a CDS encoding YfiT family bacillithiol transferase; amino-acid sequence: MTTPDPRSPLGPMPQPLTLTAGERAEALAAIRALPAELRATVAGLTDAQLDTSYREGGWTVRQVVHHVADSHMNAVTRLKLALTEDRPTVKPYEEGLWAELADVRLPVEVSLSVLDGLHARWVAVMESLTAEEWAREWMHPAQGRTYTVDTLGGMYAWHGRHHVAHISGLRERRGW
- a CDS encoding Nudix hydrolase, which produces MQYDETFHIPVTHRAAGVVILNNRDEVLLVREGKPGSAGLWHIPSGSVEEGENPQDAAVRETREETGLTVRPVRLLDVLLGRFPDGVLVQRFAWLAEVVGNADAPAPLAEFAGEVREAHYFTRAEFDALYERGEVRMYHTKLFVEAAYREPEPPASALLAAGSWRLAASLTRTPVPEAPPRPRASRESR
- a CDS encoding alpha-E domain-containing protein — its product is MLLLSRLAENLFWIGRYVERAENTARLLNVNYYATLEMSGRTREHWLPLLELTGGEAELRAKYGRVDARSISAWLAFDRDNPSSIASSVLRARENARGLRDRIPSEMWEALNRTYLNLCFQSEAVLDRDGLFEFCVSARDASQFFFGIAFATLPRDEGWSFMRAGQMLERGDNVIRVLQTRFQGVDAEVLSDPAQRALQDQRWVSVLKGASAYEAYRKRVHSGIDPVHIAEFLLLDEFFPRSVRYSAENLYDALNQIERHHPGAHPDILRLSRWLVARLQFASIGNILAEEDPGLEELLGDFNRVGAAITAAFFQQE
- a CDS encoding transglutaminase family protein, yielding MRCEIRHTTEYRYPKSAWDSFNEVRLHPSREARQSVRSFHLHVEPEAEITSHKDYFGAIVHHVHVHEPHLTLKIEAQAIVDTHPVPDPPPISFAELRAIRGPHGEFLFASPRVPAGDWPGVFGVRRPTPGDDLPTFLMDLTTYLRRRFTYDTRATSVGTPLAEFATHGRGVCQDFTHAMLGVVRTLGVPARYVSGYLYSGGEMRGAEATHAWVECLLPGYGWLGYDPTNDCLARERHVKIGHGREYSDVSPVRGTYYGGGRGELDVEVRVYGEQ